The Lutra lutra chromosome 10, mLutLut1.2, whole genome shotgun sequence genome contains a region encoding:
- the POGLUT3 gene encoding protein O-glucosyltransferase 3 isoform X3, which translates to MRRLPRAALLPLPLALLVAAGAPEAPVSAPRSLVWGPGLRAGVVLPVRYFYLQAVNSEGQNLTRSPPGQTPFKVVIKSLSPKELVRIHVPKPLDRNDGTFLMRYRMYETVSEGLKIEVLYGDVHVAQSPYILKGPVYHEYCECPEGDPQAWQKTLSCPTKEPQIAKDFASFPSINLQQMLNEVPKRFGDERGAIVHYTILNNRIYRRSLGKYTDFKMFSDEILLSLARKVLLPDIEFYINLGDWPLEHRQVNETPGPLPIISWCGSLDSRDIILPTYDITHSTLEAMRGVTNDLLSIQGNTGPSWINKTEKAFFRGRDSREERLQLVQLSKENPELLDAGITGYFFFQEKEKELGKAKLTGFFDFFKYKYQVNVDGTVAAYRYPYLMLGDSLVLKQDSTYYEHFYMALMPWKHYVPIKRNLSDLLEKVKWAKENDGEARKIAKEGQLAARELLQPHRLFCYYYRVLQLPSNMYFRNTLSASPANPKYVMGWSSFLSQMITRPRASASGKDLPEKSFKSAPINTPASASDGLKASLQTEAGLW; encoded by the exons ATGCGCCGCCTCCCGCGGGCCGCGCTGCTGCCGCTGCCGCTCGCCCTGCTCGTGGCCGCTGGGGCCCCCGAGGCGCCGGTGAGCGCGCCGCGGAGCCTGGTGTGGGGGCCCGGGCTGCGGGCGGGCGTCGTGCTGCCCGTCCGCTACTTCTACCTGCAGGCCGTGAACTCGGAGGGCCAGAACCTCACTCGTTCGCCCCCAG gtcAAACACCATTCAAAGTAGTAATCAAATCTCTTTCACCTAAAGAATTAGTCCGGATTCACGTCCCAAAACCTTTGGACAGGAATGATGGGACATTTTTGATGCGATATAGGATGTATGAAACTGTCAGTGAAGGGCTGAAGATAGAGGTCCTTTACGGTGATGTGCATGTGGCTCAGTCTCCTTATATTTTGAAAG GACCAGTGTACCACGAGTACTGTGAGTGTCCAGAAGGCGATCCTCAGGCCTGGCAGAAAACTCTTTCTTGTCCAACCAAGGAACCACAGATTGCAAAGGATTTTGCTTCCTTCCCCAGCATCAATCTCCAGCAGATGCTAAATGAAGTTCCAAAGAGGTTTGGGGATGAGAGGGGTGCCATTGTTCACTACACGATTCTCAATAACCGCATCTACCGGAGATCTTTAGGGAAGTACACAGACTTCAAAATGTTCTCGGATGAGATTTTGCTGTCACTGGCAAGAAAG gtcCTTCTCCCCgatatagaattttatattaatCTTGGAGATTGGCCTCTGGAGCATCGGCAAGTCAATGAAACCCCGGGCCCTTTACCTATTATTTCATGGTGCGGCTCCCTGGATTCACGGGACATTATCCTTCCAACGTATGACATCACCCACTCCACGCTCGAAGCAATGAGGGGTGTCACCAATGATCTCCTCTCTATTCAGGGAAATACAG GCCCTTCCTGgatcaacaaaacagagaaagcttTCTTCAGAGGTAGAGATAGCCGAGAAGAGAGGCTCCAGTTGGTACAGCTCTCCAAGGAAAATCCAGAGCTCCTAGATGCAGGAATTACAGGATACTTCtttttccaagagaaagaaaaggagcttGGAAAAGCTAAATTGACaggtttctttgatttctttaag tACAAATATCAAGTGAATGTGGATGGGACCGTGGCGGCTTACAGATATCCATACCTCATGTTGGGTGACAGCTTGGTTTTGAAGCAGGACTCGACGTATTATGAACATTTCTATATGGCACTAATGCCTTGGAAACATTATGTTCCAATTAAAAGAAATCTTAGTGATTTACTAGAGAAAGTTAAGTGGGCCAAG GAAAATGATGGAGAAGCCAGGAAGATTGCAAAAGAAGGGCAGCTGGCCGCGAGGGAGCTGCTGCAGCCACACCGGCTCTTCTGCTACTATTACAGAGTACTCCAG TTGCCTTCCAACATGTATTTCAGAAATACGCTGAGCGCCAGTCCAGCAAACCCAAAATACGTGATGGGATGGAGCTCGTTCCTCAGCCAGATGATAACACGTCCCCGTGCCAGTGCCTCCGGGAAAGACCTTCCAGAGAAGAGCTTTAAGTCAGCTCCCATCAACACTCCTGCAAGCGCCAGCGACGGGTTGAAGGCAAGCCTTCAGACAGAGGCCGGGCTGTGGTGA
- the POGLUT3 gene encoding protein O-glucosyltransferase 3 isoform X2, producing MRYRMYETVSEGLKIEVLYGDVHVAQSPYILKGPVYHEYCECPEGDPQAWQKTLSCPTKEPQIAKDFASFPSINLQQMLNEVPKRFGDERGAIVHYTILNNRIYRRSLGKYTDFKMFSDEILLSLARKVLLPDIEFYINLGDWPLEHRQVNETPGPLPIISWCGSLDSRDIILPTYDITHSTLEAMRGVTNDLLSIQGNTGPSWINKTEKAFFRGRDSREERLQLVQLSKENPELLDAGITGYFFFQEKEKELGKAKLTGFFDFFKYKYQVNVDGTVAAYRYPYLMLGDSLVLKQDSTYYEHFYMALMPWKHYVPIKRNLSDLLEKVKWAKENDGEARKIAKEGQLAARELLQPHRLFCYYYRVLQKYAERQSSKPKIRDGMELVPQPDDNTSPCQCLRERPSREEL from the exons ATGCGATATAGGATGTATGAAACTGTCAGTGAAGGGCTGAAGATAGAGGTCCTTTACGGTGATGTGCATGTGGCTCAGTCTCCTTATATTTTGAAAG GACCAGTGTACCACGAGTACTGTGAGTGTCCAGAAGGCGATCCTCAGGCCTGGCAGAAAACTCTTTCTTGTCCAACCAAGGAACCACAGATTGCAAAGGATTTTGCTTCCTTCCCCAGCATCAATCTCCAGCAGATGCTAAATGAAGTTCCAAAGAGGTTTGGGGATGAGAGGGGTGCCATTGTTCACTACACGATTCTCAATAACCGCATCTACCGGAGATCTTTAGGGAAGTACACAGACTTCAAAATGTTCTCGGATGAGATTTTGCTGTCACTGGCAAGAAAG gtcCTTCTCCCCgatatagaattttatattaatCTTGGAGATTGGCCTCTGGAGCATCGGCAAGTCAATGAAACCCCGGGCCCTTTACCTATTATTTCATGGTGCGGCTCCCTGGATTCACGGGACATTATCCTTCCAACGTATGACATCACCCACTCCACGCTCGAAGCAATGAGGGGTGTCACCAATGATCTCCTCTCTATTCAGGGAAATACAG GCCCTTCCTGgatcaacaaaacagagaaagcttTCTTCAGAGGTAGAGATAGCCGAGAAGAGAGGCTCCAGTTGGTACAGCTCTCCAAGGAAAATCCAGAGCTCCTAGATGCAGGAATTACAGGATACTTCtttttccaagagaaagaaaaggagcttGGAAAAGCTAAATTGACaggtttctttgatttctttaag tACAAATATCAAGTGAATGTGGATGGGACCGTGGCGGCTTACAGATATCCATACCTCATGTTGGGTGACAGCTTGGTTTTGAAGCAGGACTCGACGTATTATGAACATTTCTATATGGCACTAATGCCTTGGAAACATTATGTTCCAATTAAAAGAAATCTTAGTGATTTACTAGAGAAAGTTAAGTGGGCCAAG GAAAATGATGGAGAAGCCAGGAAGATTGCAAAAGAAGGGCAGCTGGCCGCGAGGGAGCTGCTGCAGCCACACCGGCTCTTCTGCTACTATTACAGAGTACTCCAG AAATACGCTGAGCGCCAGTCCAGCAAACCCAAAATACGTGATGGGATGGAGCTCGTTCCTCAGCCAGATGATAACACGTCCCCGTGCCAGTGCCTCCGGGAAAGACCTTCCAGAGAAGAGCTTTAA
- the POGLUT3 gene encoding protein O-glucosyltransferase 3 isoform X1: MRRLPRAALLPLPLALLVAAGAPEAPVSAPRSLVWGPGLRAGVVLPVRYFYLQAVNSEGQNLTRSPPGQTPFKVVIKSLSPKELVRIHVPKPLDRNDGTFLMRYRMYETVSEGLKIEVLYGDVHVAQSPYILKGPVYHEYCECPEGDPQAWQKTLSCPTKEPQIAKDFASFPSINLQQMLNEVPKRFGDERGAIVHYTILNNRIYRRSLGKYTDFKMFSDEILLSLARKVLLPDIEFYINLGDWPLEHRQVNETPGPLPIISWCGSLDSRDIILPTYDITHSTLEAMRGVTNDLLSIQGNTGPSWINKTEKAFFRGRDSREERLQLVQLSKENPELLDAGITGYFFFQEKEKELGKAKLTGFFDFFKYKYQVNVDGTVAAYRYPYLMLGDSLVLKQDSTYYEHFYMALMPWKHYVPIKRNLSDLLEKVKWAKENDGEARKIAKEGQLAARELLQPHRLFCYYYRVLQKYAERQSSKPKIRDGMELVPQPDDNTSPCQCLRERPSREEL, encoded by the exons ATGCGCCGCCTCCCGCGGGCCGCGCTGCTGCCGCTGCCGCTCGCCCTGCTCGTGGCCGCTGGGGCCCCCGAGGCGCCGGTGAGCGCGCCGCGGAGCCTGGTGTGGGGGCCCGGGCTGCGGGCGGGCGTCGTGCTGCCCGTCCGCTACTTCTACCTGCAGGCCGTGAACTCGGAGGGCCAGAACCTCACTCGTTCGCCCCCAG gtcAAACACCATTCAAAGTAGTAATCAAATCTCTTTCACCTAAAGAATTAGTCCGGATTCACGTCCCAAAACCTTTGGACAGGAATGATGGGACATTTTTGATGCGATATAGGATGTATGAAACTGTCAGTGAAGGGCTGAAGATAGAGGTCCTTTACGGTGATGTGCATGTGGCTCAGTCTCCTTATATTTTGAAAG GACCAGTGTACCACGAGTACTGTGAGTGTCCAGAAGGCGATCCTCAGGCCTGGCAGAAAACTCTTTCTTGTCCAACCAAGGAACCACAGATTGCAAAGGATTTTGCTTCCTTCCCCAGCATCAATCTCCAGCAGATGCTAAATGAAGTTCCAAAGAGGTTTGGGGATGAGAGGGGTGCCATTGTTCACTACACGATTCTCAATAACCGCATCTACCGGAGATCTTTAGGGAAGTACACAGACTTCAAAATGTTCTCGGATGAGATTTTGCTGTCACTGGCAAGAAAG gtcCTTCTCCCCgatatagaattttatattaatCTTGGAGATTGGCCTCTGGAGCATCGGCAAGTCAATGAAACCCCGGGCCCTTTACCTATTATTTCATGGTGCGGCTCCCTGGATTCACGGGACATTATCCTTCCAACGTATGACATCACCCACTCCACGCTCGAAGCAATGAGGGGTGTCACCAATGATCTCCTCTCTATTCAGGGAAATACAG GCCCTTCCTGgatcaacaaaacagagaaagcttTCTTCAGAGGTAGAGATAGCCGAGAAGAGAGGCTCCAGTTGGTACAGCTCTCCAAGGAAAATCCAGAGCTCCTAGATGCAGGAATTACAGGATACTTCtttttccaagagaaagaaaaggagcttGGAAAAGCTAAATTGACaggtttctttgatttctttaag tACAAATATCAAGTGAATGTGGATGGGACCGTGGCGGCTTACAGATATCCATACCTCATGTTGGGTGACAGCTTGGTTTTGAAGCAGGACTCGACGTATTATGAACATTTCTATATGGCACTAATGCCTTGGAAACATTATGTTCCAATTAAAAGAAATCTTAGTGATTTACTAGAGAAAGTTAAGTGGGCCAAG GAAAATGATGGAGAAGCCAGGAAGATTGCAAAAGAAGGGCAGCTGGCCGCGAGGGAGCTGCTGCAGCCACACCGGCTCTTCTGCTACTATTACAGAGTACTCCAG AAATACGCTGAGCGCCAGTCCAGCAAACCCAAAATACGTGATGGGATGGAGCTCGTTCCTCAGCCAGATGATAACACGTCCCCGTGCCAGTGCCTCCGGGAAAGACCTTCCAGAGAAGAGCTTTAA